One stretch of Candidatus Poribacteria bacterium DNA includes these proteins:
- a CDS encoding ABC transporter permease has product MTTLWLIIQREFVSNVLTSRFMIGFVVCLMSTAAAVFVQVADYEKRLSAYHTAVREYQEETQTWDTYRQINPKAHRKPNPLSIFNVGMEKSGADMVSIRLAIPIWEKQAQKQGSDNPFLSIFLAIDVIFVFKIVLSALAILFAYNTISGEREDGTLKLVLSNPIPRDALVLGKYLGGVLSLFPIVVISFIVGLVIASASPATDFNVGDLLRLVIVLVVSLLYVSICYLLGMLLSVWTKEAATTLILSMFIWGILTIVHSNVATFTVAKFPPSTPQPEKEALQQIGKIWKDFREERDAHILKEFGYKHPIHAIITEGEMSLMMDTKSAGGIGYEEIYTVKPIHKMNTSKYQEIVGYEEPLRIDYANRAEEILKRRENIGERNRQFAANVSRISFADVYHVAVGTITGTDRESYNDFIGQARTYKRQIVDYLAGKEAFSTRAWFSSDKGKAEFADLPVFRHQYNALSESLSRAAGDIFILLAWNIILFMGAYLSFLRYDMS; this is encoded by the coding sequence ATGACAACACTTTGGCTAATTATCCAGCGAGAATTCGTCTCAAATGTGCTGACATCCCGATTCATGATCGGTTTTGTCGTCTGTCTGATGTCAACGGCTGCTGCCGTTTTTGTTCAGGTTGCGGATTACGAAAAGCGATTGTCGGCATATCACACTGCTGTTCGGGAATATCAAGAAGAGACACAAACATGGGACACCTATCGCCAAATTAACCCGAAAGCACACAGGAAGCCGAACCCGCTCAGCATCTTTAACGTAGGGATGGAAAAGTCCGGTGCGGATATGGTGAGTATTCGGCTCGCGATACCTATTTGGGAGAAACAGGCACAGAAACAGGGGTCAGACAACCCGTTCCTCTCAATTTTCCTTGCCATTGATGTCATCTTCGTCTTCAAAATCGTGCTGAGTGCGTTGGCGATCCTATTCGCTTACAATACGATTTCAGGGGAACGGGAGGATGGCACCCTAAAACTGGTATTATCCAATCCGATTCCGAGGGACGCACTCGTGCTCGGTAAATACCTCGGCGGCGTGTTGTCTCTGTTTCCAATCGTTGTGATAAGTTTTATTGTCGGACTTGTTATCGCGTCCGCCTCTCCTGCTACTGATTTTAATGTTGGTGATCTGCTACGCCTCGTTATAGTACTCGTTGTTTCGCTGTTGTATGTGTCAATCTGCTATCTTTTAGGGATGCTCTTATCGGTATGGACAAAGGAAGCAGCGACAACATTGATCCTCTCGATGTTTATCTGGGGCATCCTGACGATCGTTCATTCAAATGTGGCAACGTTTACAGTGGCGAAATTCCCACCGTCCACACCTCAACCTGAAAAAGAAGCTCTACAACAGATTGGAAAGATATGGAAAGATTTCAGGGAAGAACGGGATGCCCATATCCTCAAGGAGTTCGGTTACAAACACCCCATCCACGCGATTATAACTGAGGGAGAAATGTCACTTATGATGGACACAAAATCAGCAGGCGGAATCGGATATGAAGAGATCTACACGGTTAAACCGATTCACAAGATGAACACCTCCAAATATCAGGAGATAGTCGGTTATGAAGAACCCCTCCGGATTGACTATGCGAACAGAGCGGAGGAAATCCTTAAACGGCGCGAAAATATTGGCGAGAGGAATAGGCAATTCGCAGCAAATGTTTCCCGAATCTCTTTCGCGGACGTGTACCATGTTGCTGTCGGGACAATAACCGGCACGGATAGGGAAAGTTACAACGATTTTATCGGACAGGCGAGAACTTATAAACGTCAAATTGTTGACTACCTCGCCGGGAAAGAAGCATTTTCAACGCGGGCATGGTTTTCCAGCGATAAAGGAAAAGCCGAGTTTGCAGATCTACCTGTTTTTCGGCACCAATATAATGCGCTTTCTGAGAGTCTCTCTCGTGCGGCGGGAGATATTTTTATTTTGTTAGCGTGGAACATTATCTTGTTTATGGGCGCATACCTATCTTTCCTACGATACGATATGAGCTGA
- a CDS encoding ABC transporter permease subunit — MWHIAKRELYDNLNSLRFALTTVLLLGLMLTNAIVHLREHPKRVEEYRNYVVEYQNRLAFHAGDSLYKLAEQGPGDLHKQPSVLRFCAEGGEAFLPNYAIGGADRWGHGGQPPLESFWILSYPSVTPDLHNVRTNVTKVDWGFIIGYVLSLIALLFTFDAISHERERGTLRLMLANSIPRHTVLIGKFLGALISINIPFTLAVLVNLLMISTSSDVHLSAEAWGRLGLIFFIALLYTSLFLALGLLVSARVQRSAVSLVILLLAWVTLVVFMPSTLVSIAGRSAPSTSTLGFSERSAQLEEELLREYYTLQYGSNKPLTQIQILQVAGEFVTKDAAQQERLHEERLKQQISQVRRARAITQISPVTIFYHLLEAFAGTGFERHLQFLENAKSYAQQFRVFIVDTDQADLESLHIFGVREGMSQKPVAPEAIPTFEDTLSLNKDFNTAAVDLLLLTLFVIVLLSGAYLAFVRVEI; from the coding sequence ATGTGGCATATTGCGAAACGCGAACTCTACGATAACCTCAATAGCCTCCGATTTGCACTGACAACGGTATTGTTGCTCGGCTTGATGTTGACCAACGCGATTGTGCATCTCCGAGAACATCCGAAACGCGTCGAGGAATATCGCAATTATGTCGTCGAATATCAGAATCGCTTAGCATTTCATGCTGGGGATAGTTTGTATAAACTCGCGGAGCAGGGACCTGGGGATCTCCATAAGCAGCCATCCGTCCTCCGTTTCTGTGCAGAAGGCGGCGAGGCGTTTCTGCCAAATTATGCGATAGGTGGTGCCGACCGTTGGGGACACGGCGGGCAACCGCCCTTAGAAAGTTTCTGGATACTGAGCTATCCATCGGTTACCCCGGACCTGCATAACGTTCGCACAAACGTCACCAAAGTGGATTGGGGTTTTATCATCGGTTACGTCTTAAGTCTCATCGCGCTCCTATTCACCTTCGATGCGATTTCCCACGAGCGTGAGCGAGGCACACTGCGATTGATGTTGGCGAATTCGATTCCGCGTCATACCGTTCTGATTGGTAAGTTTTTAGGGGCATTAATCAGTATAAACATTCCTTTCACACTTGCAGTCTTGGTGAATCTCTTAATGATTTCCACGTCGAGCGATGTACACCTTAGTGCGGAGGCGTGGGGGCGTTTAGGGCTCATTTTCTTTATTGCGCTTTTGTACACAAGTCTATTTCTGGCGTTGGGGCTGCTTGTGTCGGCACGTGTACAACGGAGCGCGGTGAGTCTCGTGATACTCCTCTTGGCTTGGGTCACCCTTGTCGTTTTTATGCCCAGTACACTCGTTTCGATTGCAGGGCGTTCTGCACCGTCAACGTCTACGCTCGGATTTTCTGAACGCAGTGCTCAACTTGAGGAGGAACTTCTGCGCGAATACTACACGCTCCAATATGGTTCAAATAAGCCTTTAACTCAAATCCAAATATTACAAGTGGCAGGCGAGTTCGTCACCAAAGACGCAGCGCAGCAGGAACGCCTACATGAAGAACGCTTAAAACAGCAAATTTCTCAGGTCCGTCGGGCGCGTGCGATCACCCAAATTTCACCCGTCACCATTTTCTATCACCTCCTTGAAGCCTTTGCCGGAACGGGGTTTGAGCGACATTTGCAATTTTTAGAGAACGCTAAATCCTATGCCCAACAATTTCGGGTTTTCATCGTTGACACCGATCAAGCCGATCTGGAGAGTCTTCACATCTTTGGGGTTCGTGAAGGGATGTCACAAAAGCCTGTCGCTCCAGAGGCGATTCCAACATTTGAAGATACCTTGAGTCTCAATAAGGACTTCAACACAGCAGCAGTCGATCTGCTGTTGCTAACATTGTTCGTTATAGTCCTACTATCCGGGGCGTATCTTGCCTTTGTACGTGTTGAGATTTAG
- a CDS encoding ABC transporter permease subunit: MLTTLIRRELLDNLMTFRFAAAALIMLLLVVANTSVLIKDHEQRLASHNAAVKMHQRQLQAEKTYSVGIKKLAVDRPPNPLSIFNVGFDKQLGNEVQISHSYVPSLWDTGMHGSDNPFMDMFASLDIVFIFEVILSLLALIFAYDTLAGEYERGTLRLVLTHPVRRGHILLAKYISAMLCLLVPLLMSLLLSVILLTMTPSISLNTGDFLRIVGIILTTVVYLSVFYLIGLLISAATRRTRTALMLSMFVWGFLVLVYPNMILAVVPQPEAPQARRASAFNQIEQMWEEFDRDRKRFLATDALPGEDWHFNILGSGGYSEGLWGDPGRLLYAYNSSMSAGSLNDEAEPKIPYAQNYFGFLGTQVIGTADQTWLIRKPALEGIFTQPANVERLYLKLSPVGLYDVATQAWAGTDLLGVRDFLDAARRHRQRVIDYFYDEEVFKSREWFSSDKGAADWSNLPQFSFQRVDVNTNAKRALPDLSILLMLNVIIFIVIFLIFIKSEV, from the coding sequence ATGCTAACAACACTCATTCGCCGGGAACTCCTCGACAACCTCATGACATTCCGATTTGCTGCAGCCGCCTTGATTATGCTGTTGCTTGTCGTCGCGAATACTTCGGTGCTCATCAAGGATCACGAGCAACGCTTGGCAAGCCATAACGCTGCGGTGAAAATGCATCAGCGGCAGCTTCAGGCGGAGAAAACGTATTCCGTAGGGATAAAGAAATTAGCCGTCGACCGACCCCCGAATCCATTAAGCATTTTCAATGTCGGGTTCGATAAGCAGCTCGGAAACGAGGTTCAGATATCCCATTCGTATGTTCCATCGTTGTGGGACACCGGGATGCATGGGTCGGACAATCCGTTTATGGATATGTTCGCTTCGCTGGATATTGTTTTTATCTTTGAGGTGATTCTGAGTTTATTGGCACTGATTTTCGCCTACGATACGCTCGCTGGAGAATATGAACGTGGCACATTACGGCTGGTGTTGACGCATCCGGTCCGTCGCGGGCATATCCTGCTTGCCAAATATATCAGTGCGATGCTTTGCTTACTTGTGCCGTTGCTAATGAGCCTGCTTCTCTCAGTCATCTTGCTGACGATGACCCCTTCCATTTCTCTGAACACCGGCGATTTTTTGCGGATCGTCGGGATTATCTTAACAACCGTTGTATATCTTTCCGTGTTCTATCTCATCGGACTGTTGATTTCGGCGGCGACGCGTCGAACCAGAACTGCGTTGATGCTCTCCATGTTTGTGTGGGGATTTTTAGTTCTCGTCTATCCGAATATGATTCTTGCCGTGGTCCCGCAACCGGAGGCACCGCAAGCGCGCCGGGCATCCGCTTTTAATCAAATCGAACAGATGTGGGAGGAATTTGACAGAGACCGGAAACGGTTCCTCGCCACCGACGCGCTCCCAGGGGAAGACTGGCATTTTAACATTCTGGGCAGTGGTGGGTATAGTGAAGGTCTTTGGGGTGACCCTGGTCGCCTGTTGTATGCCTACAACAGCAGCATGTCGGCTGGTAGCCTTAACGATGAAGCTGAACCTAAGATTCCGTACGCGCAGAATTATTTCGGTTTCCTCGGGACCCAAGTTATCGGGACAGCAGACCAAACATGGCTCATCCGAAAGCCCGCACTGGAAGGCATCTTCACTCAACCCGCAAATGTGGAGCGACTCTATCTGAAACTCTCGCCTGTGGGGTTGTATGATGTCGCAACACAAGCCTGGGCGGGCACAGACCTGCTCGGTGTCAGAGATTTTCTCGACGCTGCGAGACGACACAGACAGCGCGTAATTGACTATTTCTATGATGAAGAGGTGTTCAAGTCTCGAGAGTGGTTTTCTTCGGACAAGGGTGCCGCAGATTGGAGCAATTTGCCACAGTTCTCTTTTCAAAGGGTCGATGTGAACACAAATGCAAAGCGAGCCTTGCCGGATTTAAGCATACTACTCATGCTTAATGTCATTATTTTCATCGTGATATTTCTAATCTTCATTAAGAGTGAAGTGTAG
- a CDS encoding sigma-70 family RNA polymerase sigma factor, whose product MKNDDAKWIERILVGDEVAFTALVKKYEKQIHAFVWRRVRDYHIAEEITQDTFLRAYEKLGTLRNPNRFSGWLYMIATRCFLTWLGEKKNPMQSLEAMSEAEVEALFYTQYMAEQTERSATEKQREIVEYLLQKLTANERTVVALHYLSEMSCEEIGDFLEMSPNTVKSRLHRARKRLRKEAPMVREALGGFHVSDDLMEDVMKWIQMNEPGVAVPVGTLTETSDGSLYAVMGYENIYKLPAGENEWQLVNADFLRQGTKGNIPIAEHNGTLYIIPSDEMFASTDDGKTWNSIGPCPNGHVRELLITEDTFYIVLNEGIFRSDDAGNSWINMNNGLDSRFTQKSGIYTLQLSGGTLFAGTSLGIYRFKTGTWEHLQLPVDNTVVVRSLAVSEDTIYVAVEVNIMEGDGTPDENYHNLCDISKDSWWVFRSTDGGDSWTDITPADARQSLMKTLPPIKLVASGKTVLLIGGEEGVVARSTDCGNTWRSTESSGITSMQFSVGSAVALDENTFYTGGITGIHQSKDGGETWHRFNTRLECRVNNLISLETRPNSKASQVLYATVAGGVVESTDAGSSWTAVDIERPKYTLEVPKFNAKLKDREDTPLIVQIFEVNGVLYAKGIRRNSETAYYRLDPGKNCLFPVEGYIFQEGKTPPPRDSGRLMWTVFEGITLPFDSYRLPKQEGQITFTRSTDPDADVEHLSTQIIRENPKFGAECFLELLGQKQGDRQLTYDLMLEGLYGDFAVSGETYYMEYNYKLFRWKPGDTRWADTGVEETCELTRENMAQRFKIAASGETVYVGKRDGHLVQSLDEGDSWNDITSHLSLPITQFNQIVFADSRVHVATDKGVFNSIDGVVWKAITDKERASVIIKSLATAGDAVYGANDDGIHHLEKETGTWEQIVPEIPDAITSLVVDGDTFYVGTEHRGVLRFERANQ is encoded by the coding sequence ATGAAAAACGACGATGCAAAATGGATCGAACGTATCTTGGTGGGCGACGAAGTGGCTTTCACTGCTCTCGTGAAAAAGTACGAAAAGCAGATACACGCGTTCGTATGGCGGAGGGTGAGGGATTACCACATCGCTGAAGAGATTACGCAGGATACTTTTCTCAGAGCTTACGAAAAACTTGGCACGCTGAGGAATCCAAATCGGTTTTCAGGATGGCTTTATATGATTGCTACCCGTTGTTTCCTTACATGGCTCGGCGAGAAAAAAAATCCGATGCAATCCTTAGAAGCGATGAGTGAAGCAGAAGTAGAGGCACTGTTCTACACCCAGTATATGGCAGAACAGACTGAAAGGTCGGCAACAGAAAAACAGCGCGAAATCGTTGAATACCTTCTTCAAAAACTGACCGCGAATGAACGGACAGTGGTGGCACTTCACTATCTGAGTGAGATGAGTTGTGAAGAAATCGGCGACTTTCTGGAGATGTCACCGAACACGGTCAAGAGTCGACTCCACCGCGCCCGAAAACGATTAAGGAAAGAGGCTCCCATGGTTCGCGAAGCCTTGGGCGGTTTCCACGTGTCAGACGATCTCATGGAGGATGTTATGAAGTGGATTCAGATGAATGAACCCGGTGTAGCGGTTCCAGTAGGGACATTAACGGAAACCTCAGATGGGTCGCTCTACGCAGTGATGGGTTATGAGAACATTTACAAATTGCCTGCGGGTGAAAATGAATGGCAACTTGTTAACGCGGATTTTTTACGTCAAGGAACCAAGGGCAATATCCCCATTGCTGAACACAACGGGACGCTCTATATTATCCCATCTGATGAAATGTTTGCTTCAACGGATGATGGTAAAACTTGGAATTCTATCGGTCCTTGTCCAAACGGGCATGTGAGGGAATTACTGATTACAGAAGATACCTTTTATATTGTCCTTAATGAAGGTATTTTCCGATCTGACGATGCTGGAAATTCGTGGATAAACATGAACAACGGTTTAGACAGCCGCTTCACACAGAAATCGGGAATTTATACATTACAGTTGAGCGGAGGCACTCTGTTTGCCGGAACCTCTCTGGGAATCTACCGCTTCAAGACGGGAACTTGGGAACACCTACAGTTGCCAGTGGATAATACTGTGGTAGTGCGTTCTTTGGCGGTGTCTGAAGACACTATCTATGTCGCCGTAGAGGTAAATATAATGGAAGGTGACGGAACGCCAGATGAAAATTACCATAATTTGTGTGACATCAGTAAGGATTCGTGGTGGGTATTCCGATCAACCGATGGTGGCGATTCTTGGACAGACATAACGCCTGCGGATGCCCGCCAGAGTCTGATGAAAACGTTGCCTCCGATTAAACTGGTCGCATCTGGAAAAACCGTCTTACTGATAGGTGGAGAGGAAGGCGTTGTGGCTCGCTCAACGGACTGTGGAAACACTTGGCGTTCCACAGAATCTTCCGGTATTACATCTATGCAGTTTAGTGTGGGTTCTGCTGTCGCTTTAGACGAAAACACCTTTTATACCGGTGGCATCACTGGAATCCATCAATCAAAGGATGGCGGTGAAACGTGGCACCGATTCAATACAAGACTTGAGTGCCGTGTGAATAACTTAATCAGTTTAGAGACGCGTCCAAATTCAAAAGCATCTCAAGTGCTGTACGCAACGGTTGCTGGGGGTGTGGTCGAATCAACAGACGCAGGTAGTTCCTGGACTGCTGTTGACATCGAACGACCAAAGTATACGCTTGAGGTGCCAAAGTTCAATGCGAAATTAAAAGATAGGGAAGACACACCACTAATTGTGCAGATTTTTGAAGTCAATGGTGTCCTATATGCAAAAGGAATTCGACGGAATAGCGAGACGGCTTACTATCGTTTAGATCCGGGCAAAAATTGCCTATTTCCTGTAGAGGGTTATATTTTTCAAGAGGGAAAGACACCGCCCCCGCGAGATTCAGGAAGGCTCATGTGGACCGTGTTTGAGGGAATAACACTCCCCTTTGATTCTTATCGGTTACCGAAACAGGAGGGACAAATTACCTTTACTCGCTCTACAGATCCAGACGCTGATGTTGAGCATTTATCAACCCAGATAATACGCGAGAATCCAAAATTTGGCGCAGAATGTTTTCTGGAACTGTTGGGTCAAAAACAAGGCGATCGTCAACTAACTTACGATTTGATGTTGGAAGGCTTATACGGCGACTTCGCTGTCAGTGGGGAAACATACTATATGGAGTACAACTATAAACTCTTCCGATGGAAACCGGGTGACACAAGGTGGGCGGATACCGGTGTAGAAGAAACTTGCGAACTCACACGTGAAAACATGGCACAACGTTTTAAAATTGCTGCTTCAGGAGAAACCGTCTATGTTGGCAAGCGGGATGGACACCTCGTCCAATCGCTTGATGAGGGTGATAGTTGGAACGACATTACATCACACCTATCGCTACCTATTACGCAATTCAATCAAATTGTCTTTGCTGATTCAAGGGTTCATGTCGCAACCGACAAAGGTGTTTTCAATTCAATAGATGGTGTTGTGTGGAAGGCAATCACCGATAAAGAGAGGGCAAGCGTTATCATTAAGTCGTTAGCGACAGCAGGGGATGCTGTCTATGGCGCGAATGATGACGGCATCCATCACTTAGAAAAGGAAACAGGGACTTGGGAACAAATCGTGCCTGAAATTCCGGATGCTATAACTTCTCTCGTTGTTGACGGGGATACCTTTTACGTCGGGACAGAACATCGTGGCGTACTCCGTTTTGAACGTGCCAATCAGTAG
- a CDS encoding ABC transporter ATP-binding protein, giving the protein MNATENSSRYSFSDPMKSLSEIGRTVRHYPRAVGLMFRASPKETVVFSVFNLLSAAVTPLQIWLSKYIIDEVVAAVQVTQGTAHLRQIAFLVGLQLLIWLASNATTSIINMLRYPMGLRVSHYTEELIFQKLARLDLAFFESPTFFDQMAHAREQSIQRIPNFVNNFAGLLSNILILVSLLIMVANLHILAMLGIIVLSIPHLIATSYFGKRWFRLLFRQTAERRLVNYLSNLLSTREPVKEIKLFGLHRMLIERFRTLSQKFVRENHTLSITQEISQIVLNLLSTLSTAGVWLYAAFRAIGQQITIGDMMLYFQASERARSTIVNVFRSSGTFYENSLFLEHLFSFLDLDPKAVEGTLHQPEKGTKLKEVGRPLQEGIVFEGVSFTYPGTEESVLKDVSFTISPGECVAIVGRNGAGKTTLVKLLTRLYDPNDGSIRLDGTDLRAYHLKDLHSQMSVVFQDFIQYHFSVGDNIGFGQVDAREDIARIRTAAEKSGSLPRIEKLPKQFDTILGRTLEEGVDLSGGEWQKIALARAFMRDAQILILDEPTAALDAVAEEEIFQRFNELTAGKTSVIISHRFSTVKMADRILVLEDGILMEKGTHDELMAQNGTYARMYTLQSQRYS; this is encoded by the coding sequence ATGAACGCTACTGAGAATTCTTCAAGGTATTCTTTTAGTGATCCTATGAAATCTCTATCTGAAATTGGCAGGACTGTTAGACATTATCCCAGAGCTGTTGGGCTGATGTTCCGAGCTAGTCCGAAAGAGACGGTTGTATTTTCCGTATTCAATTTGCTCTCAGCTGCAGTTACACCTCTACAAATATGGCTCTCAAAGTACATCATTGATGAAGTGGTTGCTGCGGTTCAAGTAACGCAAGGCACTGCACACCTCCGACAGATTGCGTTTCTCGTCGGATTACAACTCCTCATTTGGTTGGCGAGCAACGCTACCACCAGTATCATAAATATGCTCAGATATCCGATGGGCTTGAGAGTCTCACATTACACCGAAGAACTCATTTTTCAGAAACTCGCAAGATTAGATTTGGCTTTCTTTGAATCCCCAACTTTCTTTGATCAAATGGCGCACGCGCGAGAACAATCCATTCAACGCATTCCAAACTTTGTTAACAATTTCGCAGGACTACTGTCAAATATATTGATACTGGTGAGCCTGTTAATTATGGTAGCAAATCTCCACATCTTGGCAATGTTGGGCATAATTGTTCTATCAATTCCGCATCTTATAGCGACAAGTTATTTCGGGAAACGCTGGTTCCGTTTGCTGTTTCGGCAAACCGCTGAACGCCGCTTAGTAAACTATCTCTCAAATCTACTTAGCACCCGTGAGCCGGTGAAAGAGATTAAGCTCTTTGGTCTCCACAGAATGCTTATTGAGCGTTTTCGTACGTTATCCCAGAAGTTCGTGCGCGAAAATCATACATTATCAATCACCCAAGAAATATCCCAAATTGTGTTGAATTTACTTTCAACGCTCAGCACTGCTGGTGTCTGGTTATACGCGGCATTTCGCGCCATCGGACAGCAGATTACGATCGGTGATATGATGCTCTATTTTCAAGCCTCAGAAAGAGCGCGATCTACGATTGTGAATGTATTTAGGTCTAGTGGTACCTTCTACGAAAATAGCCTATTCCTTGAACACTTGTTTAGTTTTTTGGACCTGGATCCGAAAGCAGTCGAAGGCACGCTCCATCAGCCTGAAAAAGGCACTAAACTCAAGGAGGTTGGTCGTCCACTTCAAGAAGGCATTGTGTTTGAAGGGGTGTCGTTCACATATCCCGGAACAGAGGAATCCGTTCTGAAAGATGTCAGTTTCACTATTTCTCCTGGCGAGTGCGTAGCGATTGTTGGACGCAATGGCGCAGGGAAAACTACCTTAGTCAAACTCCTTACCCGTCTCTATGATCCGAACGACGGTAGCATTCGCCTTGATGGAACCGACCTTCGAGCATATCATCTCAAAGACCTCCACAGCCAAATGAGCGTCGTATTTCAGGATTTTATCCAGTATCACTTCAGTGTAGGCGATAATATTGGATTTGGACAGGTGGATGCCCGTGAAGATATAGCGCGTATTCGCACCGCAGCTGAAAAATCAGGCAGTTTACCCCGTATTGAAAAATTACCAAAACAGTTTGATACGATATTGGGTCGCACTTTAGAGGAAGGTGTTGATCTTTCCGGAGGTGAATGGCAGAAGATTGCACTGGCGCGTGCCTTCATGCGAGATGCACAGATATTAATCCTTGATGAACCCACCGCAGCACTTGACGCAGTTGCAGAAGAGGAGATTTTCCAGCGTTTCAATGAATTGACAGCAGGAAAAACATCGGTTATCATTTCACATCGCTTCTCCACGGTCAAAATGGCAGATCGAATTTTGGTGTTAGAAGATGGCATCTTGATGGAGAAAGGCACACATGATGAATTGATGGCGCAAAACGGCACTTACGCGAGGATGTATACGCTTCAGTCTCAACGTTATAGCTGA